In Marivirga salinae, a single window of DNA contains:
- a CDS encoding DUF3341 domain-containing protein, whose product MESGKNFIVGIFDDESVLLSAVKKVRGSDVKIHECYTPYPVHGLDDELGYKRSRISIAAFMFGITGTCLAFLMMIYMMGIDWPMIIGGKDYVAIPSFVPVGFEVTVLLSALGMVGTFFVISNLKPYGKPRIYDIRSTDDKHVMAIDLAKNKKSTDELSSILKDSGAVEINEKKF is encoded by the coding sequence ATGGAAAGCGGTAAAAACTTTATCGTAGGGATTTTTGATGACGAGTCAGTGCTTTTAAGCGCAGTCAAAAAAGTCCGTGGAAGCGATGTAAAAATTCATGAATGTTATACTCCTTATCCAGTGCATGGGTTGGATGATGAATTGGGCTATAAGCGCTCCAGAATTTCCATAGCAGCTTTTATGTTTGGAATCACGGGTACTTGCTTGGCTTTCCTTATGATGATATACATGATGGGGATTGATTGGCCAATGATTATTGGTGGTAAAGATTATGTTGCCATTCCTTCATTCGTACCAGTTGGTTTTGAGGTAACGGTTTTACTTTCTGCTTTAGGAATGGTAGGTACTTTCTTCGTGATTAGTAACCTTAAGCCATACGGAAAGCCAAGAATTTATGATATTCGAAGTACAGATGATAAGCATGTAATGGCAATTGATTTGGCTAAGAATAAAAAGTCTACAGACGAATTAAGTTCAATCTTGAAAGATTCAGGTGCTGTGGAAATAAATGAAAAGAAATTTTAA
- the nrfD gene encoding NrfD/PsrC family molybdoenzyme membrane anchor subunit — MEVTSPVREVLVTGNKTYHDVSHDICRHVEAKPNPKWLAAMAISLGALFIGGYALAITLWDGIGMWGLNKTVGWAWDITNFVWWVGIGHAGTLISAVLLLFRQKWRTSINRAAEAMTIFAVICALLFPLIHTGRPWLSFYWFVPIPNTWGSLWVNFHSPLLWDFFAISTYFTVSLVFWYIGLIPDFATIRDRATNKISKGIYGALSFGWDGAAKTWQRYETVSLVLAGLATPLVLSVHTIVSMDFATSVIPGWHTTIFPPYFVAGAIFSGFAMVLTLMLVTRKVYNLEDYITINHIELMNIIIMITGSIVGVAYITELFMAWYSGVQYEQYAFLNRATGPYWWAYWAMMTCNVISPQLFWFKKIRTSLWATFILSIVVNIGMWFERFVIIVTSLHRDYLPSSWAMFSPTIYDMGIYLFSFGLFFTLFFSFAKFFPVINMAEVKAVLKSSSGEIENKK, encoded by the coding sequence ATGGAAGTCACTTCACCTGTAAGAGAAGTATTAGTAACAGGAAATAAAACTTATCATGATGTATCTCATGATATCTGTAGGCACGTAGAAGCCAAACCAAATCCAAAATGGTTGGCAGCTATGGCTATTTCTTTAGGAGCACTATTTATCGGAGGCTATGCATTAGCCATCACCCTTTGGGACGGTATCGGTATGTGGGGCTTAAATAAAACCGTAGGATGGGCTTGGGATATCACCAACTTCGTATGGTGGGTAGGTATCGGTCACGCAGGAACTTTGATTTCGGCTGTGTTGCTTTTATTCCGTCAGAAATGGAGAACATCCATTAACAGAGCGGCTGAAGCAATGACGATTTTTGCCGTTATCTGTGCCTTGTTATTCCCATTAATTCATACAGGAAGACCTTGGTTAAGTTTCTATTGGTTCGTTCCGATTCCAAATACTTGGGGTTCATTATGGGTTAACTTCCATTCTCCATTATTGTGGGATTTCTTTGCGATCTCAACTTACTTCACCGTTTCCTTAGTATTCTGGTATATTGGATTAATTCCTGATTTTGCTACAATCAGAGATAGAGCAACTAACAAAATTTCAAAAGGTATTTATGGTGCTTTAAGTTTCGGCTGGGATGGAGCTGCAAAAACATGGCAACGTTACGAAACCGTTTCATTGGTTTTAGCCGGTCTAGCTACTCCTTTAGTACTTTCAGTACACACCATTGTATCTATGGACTTTGCAACTTCGGTTATTCCAGGATGGCACACTACCATTTTCCCTCCTTATTTCGTTGCAGGAGCTATTTTCTCAGGATTTGCAATGGTACTAACCTTGATGTTGGTAACCAGAAAAGTATACAACCTTGAAGATTATATAACCATCAACCATATTGAATTGATGAACATTATCATCATGATTACAGGTTCAATTGTGGGTGTTGCTTACATAACTGAGTTATTCATGGCATGGTATTCAGGTGTTCAGTATGAACAATATGCTTTCTTAAACAGAGCAACAGGACCTTACTGGTGGGCATATTGGGCAATGATGACATGTAATGTGATTTCTCCTCAGTTATTCTGGTTCAAGAAAATTAGAACAAGTTTATGGGCTACTTTCATTTTATCTATTGTGGTAAACATTGGAATGTGGTTCGAAAGATTTGTAATTATTGTAACTTCTCTGCATAGAGATTATCTACCATCAAGTTGGGCAATGTTTAGCCCTACTATTTATGATATGGGGATCTACCTATTCAGTTTTGGTTTATTCTTTACACTGTTCTTCTCTTTTGCAAAATTCTTCCCAGTGATTAATATGGCAGAGGTAAAAGCAGTATTGAAATCTAGTTCAGGTGAAATCGAAAACAAAAAATAA
- a CDS encoding c-type cytochrome has product MMNTNKIFQILFFGLVTVLVVACKPGKDDPGTEYAPNMYHAVSYEPLTQITEKDAGAWVSSDEDEYGEYYNSNPNNPFGMTMRKPAENTVPRSENGMLPYRLPKDSVELAARTLKNPLPDNDKILEEGKVLYTKYCTHCHGENGGGSMDETAKVGAVYQGVPSYSAGATSQLSEGHIFHVITHGIRRMGAHGSQVQQEDRWKIVRYVQTLQKQD; this is encoded by the coding sequence ATGATGAATACAAATAAAATATTTCAAATCTTATTTTTCGGCTTAGTTACAGTATTAGTTGTGGCATGTAAGCCAGGTAAAGATGATCCAGGAACGGAATACGCACCTAATATGTATCATGCCGTTTCATATGAGCCTTTAACACAGATTACTGAAAAGGATGCTGGTGCTTGGGTATCATCTGATGAGGATGAATATGGTGAGTATTACAACTCGAATCCTAACAATCCTTTCGGGATGACCATGAGAAAGCCAGCTGAAAATACAGTTCCTAGAAGTGAAAATGGAATGTTACCTTATAGATTACCAAAGGATAGCGTAGAATTAGCTGCTAGAACTTTAAAAAATCCTTTACCTGACAATGATAAAATATTAGAAGAGGGTAAAGTATTATATACAAAATATTGTACGCACTGTCACGGTGAAAATGGTGGTGGATCTATGGATGAAACAGCAAAAGTAGGTGCAGTTTACCAAGGTGTTCCGTCTTACAGTGCAGGTGCTACTTCTCAATTATCTGAAGGTCACATTTTTCACGTGATCACACATGGTATCAGAAGAATGGGAGCTCATGGTTCTCAGGTGCAGCAAGAAGACAGATGGAAAATTGTACGTTATGTACAAACTTTACAAAAACAAGATTAA